One Nematostella vectensis chromosome 10, jaNemVect1.1, whole genome shotgun sequence genomic window carries:
- the LOC5499072 gene encoding protein CfxQ: MRAKRGLKKAKETYHMMFVGNPGTGKTTMARMMAGILHEAGVIKRNKVIEVQRTALVGRYIGETGTKTKGEIDRAKGGVLFIDEAYRLSSEADRDYGREAAETLMEEMESGDPVMIFAGYPTEMDTFASINPGSARRVRSTFIFPDYTSAELAEIFLGKVKKEGFDTQVSGDELATLFVEKFDSEQRSQLNAVLNDISWHSSHLKSR; the protein is encoded by the exons ATGCGAGCAAAGAGGGGGTTGAAGAAGGCAAAGGAAACGTACCATATGATGTTTGTGGGGAATCCAGGAACTGGAAAAACCACAATGGCCAGGATGATGGCAG GCATTCTACACGAGGCTGGCGTGATTAAACGCAACAAAGTAATCGAGGTCCAGCGAACGGCCCTTGTCGGACGGTACATTGGGGAAACCGGCACGAAGACAAAAGGAGAAATCGACCGGGCGAAAGGCGGTGTGCTTTTTATTGATGAAGCATACCGCCTGTCGTCCGAGGCTGATAGAGATTACGGAAGAGAAGCGGCAGAGACCCTCATGGAGGAGATGGAGTCTGGCGACCCGGTCATGATCTTCGCGGGGTACCCTACCGAAATGGACACCTTCGCGAGCATAAATCCGGGATCCGCCAGACGGGTGCGGTCGACATTCATCTTTCCCGATTATACCTCAGCCGAATTGGCTGAGATATTTTTGGGAAAGGTGAAGAAGGAAGGGTTCGACACCCAAGTTAGCGGGGATGAGTTGGCTACCCTCTTCGTGGAGAAGTTCGATAGTGAGCAGCGAAGCCAACTGAACGCCGTATTAAATGACATTAGCTGGCATTCAAGCCACCTGAAAAGTAGGTGA
- the LOC5518139 gene encoding uncharacterized protein LOC5518139 isoform X2 yields the protein MHVHFRTKKREHVTKANDSYDATLNRQRKRSRLNTKTTLRKKTLRESSSINEERKGKYFEIMSVGYMSSEHTGSDGENEGSDEEAPKLLYKHKLPWRSEEADSLMAYLEKKVRKGRGQRSTNMMFRRKDGANSKRTAPIDAPDWAVKHQL from the exons ATGCATGTCCATTTCAGAACTAAAAAGAGGGAGCATGTCACAAAAGCAAATGACAGTTATGATGCCACCTTAAACAGGCAGAGAAAGCGCAGCCGGCTTAACACA AAAACAACGCTACGAAAAAAGACCTTGAGGGAAAGCTCCAGCATCAACGAGGAGAGAAAAGGGAAATACTTTGAAATCATGTCTGTGGGCTATATGTCCTCGGAGCacacagggtctgatggagaaaATGAGGGGTCTGACGAGGAAGCACCTAAACTGCTTTACAAGCATAAGCTTCCATGGAGGAGTGAGGAGGCCGATTCATTGATGGCCtacttagaaaaaaaagttagaaaGGGCAGGGGCCAGAGAAGCACAAACATGATGTTCAGGAGGAAAGATGGTGCTAATTCGAAAAGAACTGCACCAATTGATGCTCCCGATTGGGCTGTGAAGCATCAGCTTTAG
- the LOC5518139 gene encoding uncharacterized protein LOC5518139 isoform X1 produces the protein MMIFNAAMHVHFRTKKREHVTKANDSYDATLNRQRKRSRLNTKTTLRKKTLRESSSINEERKGKYFEIMSVGYMSSEHTGSDGENEGSDEEAPKLLYKHKLPWRSEEADSLMAYLEKKVRKGRGQRSTNMMFRRKDGANSKRTAPIDAPDWAVKHQL, from the exons ATGATGATTTTCAATG ctGCAATGCATGTCCATTTCAGAACTAAAAAGAGGGAGCATGTCACAAAAGCAAATGACAGTTATGATGCCACCTTAAACAGGCAGAGAAAGCGCAGCCGGCTTAACACA AAAACAACGCTACGAAAAAAGACCTTGAGGGAAAGCTCCAGCATCAACGAGGAGAGAAAAGGGAAATACTTTGAAATCATGTCTGTGGGCTATATGTCCTCGGAGCacacagggtctgatggagaaaATGAGGGGTCTGACGAGGAAGCACCTAAACTGCTTTACAAGCATAAGCTTCCATGGAGGAGTGAGGAGGCCGATTCATTGATGGCCtacttagaaaaaaaagttagaaaGGGCAGGGGCCAGAGAAGCACAAACATGATGTTCAGGAGGAAAGATGGTGCTAATTCGAAAAGAACTGCACCAATTGATGCTCCCGATTGGGCTGTGAAGCATCAGCTTTAG
- the LOC5518139 gene encoding uncharacterized protein LOC5518139 isoform X3 produces MMIFNAAMHVHFRTKKREHVTKANDSYDATLNRQRKRSRLNTKTTLRKKTLRESSSINEERKGKYFEIMSVGYMSSEHTGSDGENEGSDEEAPKLLYKHKLP; encoded by the exons ATGATGATTTTCAATG ctGCAATGCATGTCCATTTCAGAACTAAAAAGAGGGAGCATGTCACAAAAGCAAATGACAGTTATGATGCCACCTTAAACAGGCAGAGAAAGCGCAGCCGGCTTAACACA AAAACAACGCTACGAAAAAAGACCTTGAGGGAAAGCTCCAGCATCAACGAGGAGAGAAAAGGGAAATACTTTGAAATCATGTCTGTGGGCTATATGTCCTCGGAGCacacagggtctgatggagaaaATGAGGGGTCTGACGAGGAAGCACCTAAACTGCTTTACAAGCATAAGCTTCCATG a